Proteins encoded by one window of Salarias fasciatus chromosome 1, fSalaFa1.1, whole genome shotgun sequence:
- the LOC115392294 gene encoding low choriolytic enzyme-like: MMLRTAVLSLLLCSAHTFTLQDTSDDKNSENSGNSIEDDEFSVSTLLEKANVNVGKSLEEPLVMFGDIAVSTGLRNADPCTSRPRNRNCLWPKSSDGNVYVPYRISNQYSQRERDTIIRGLRSFARSTCIRFTPLNRQRDFIDIQSQSGCFSFVGRRGGGQVVSLSRRGCVFQQVIQHELLHALGFNHEQTRSDRDQHVRILLQNVIRGMEHNFRKIATINLGTPYDYNSVMHYGKFAFSRNRQPTILPIPNENVAIGRATQMSPTDILRVNRLYRCNSTSVFTPEGNSSKNEIL; the protein is encoded by the exons ATGATGCTGCGGACCGCTGTGCTCAGTTTGCTGCTGTGTTCCGCACACACCTTCACTCTGCAG GACACCTCCGATGACAAGAACAGCGAGAACTCTG GTAACAGCATTGAAGACGATGAGTTCAGTGTGTCCACTCTGCTGGAGAAAGCCAATGTCAACGTTG GAAAGAGTTTGGAGGAACCTCTGGTGATGTTTGGAGACATCGCCGTGTCCACAGGTCTACGGAACGCTGATCCCTGCACCAGTCGCCCCAGGAACAGGAACTGCCTGTGGCCGAAGTCCAGCGACGGCAATGTCTACGTTCCCTACCGCATCTCCAACCAGTACT CCCAACGAGAAAGAGACACCATCATCCGGGGCCTGCGCTCCTTCGCTCGGTCCACCTGCATCCGCTTCACGCCGCTCAACAGGCAGAGGGACTTCATCGACATCCAGTCTCAGTCTGG GTGCTTTTCCTTCGTGGGGCGCCGTGGCGGAGGTCAGGTGGTGTCGCTGAGCCGTCGGGGCTGCGTGTTCCAGCAGGTCATCCAGCACGAGCTGCTGCACGCCCTGGGCTTCAACCACGAGCAGACCCGGTCCGATCGGGACCAGCACGTCCGCATCCTGCTGCAGAACGTCATCCGCG GGATGGAGCATAACTTCCGGAAGATTGCCACCATCAACCTGGGAACGCCGTATGACTACAACTCCGTCATGCATTATGGAAA GTTCGCCTTCTCCAGAAACAGGCAGCCCACCATCCTTCCCATCCCCAATGAGAACGTCGCCATCGGCAGAGCCACCCAGATGAGCCCCACTGACATCCTGCGGGTCAACCGCCTGTACCGCTGCA ATTCCACGTCTGTATTCACGCCTGAAGGGAATTCCAGCAAAAACGAGATCCTCTGA